A stretch of the Marivirga tractuosa DSM 4126 genome encodes the following:
- a CDS encoding lytic transglycosylase domain-containing protein — translation MREIVKKISIFGVLWASTILITYAQKADSLTETITPDSLSKTLSTDSTVIINDSVDEELIQFSHQYEYVPEYSEVIIQERLAQIENEIPLTFNPIVNSFISYFTVTDREYTRKVAKLQTKYFPMIERYLEKYNLPDELKYLAIVESGLNPKAKSPAGAVGLWQFMPLTGRLDYGLSENWYLDEKMDMEKSTDAACRYLSFLYKYFYNDWPLALAAYNTGPGNVRKAIRRSGYKKDFWEIYPYLYRETRSYVPQFIAIMYSMNYLEEHNFFIEEYEYMPDYEEISINGFLSLPLFAEHSGICLETLNDLNPELKHGAISDKHLNYNLRIPSHHKDFVAENLDAIMQFAGQGKEHFERLAKNEVGSTYGRQKLTYKVQSGDVLGKIAQTYNVRIADLQQWNSLRGTVIRVGQPLNIWIADDFYDNVNKQLTAISQKGSSKQAVAIKSGEYRVQNGDTLWDISRRFDGLTVEKLKKLNNLEGNGIKPGQVLKVKDNS, via the coding sequence ATGAGGGAGATAGTAAAAAAAATATCGATTTTTGGAGTTTTATGGGCGTCTACTATACTGATAACCTATGCCCAGAAAGCGGACTCTTTGACAGAAACTATAACCCCTGATTCGCTATCGAAAACCTTATCTACTGATTCTACTGTTATTATTAATGATTCAGTGGATGAAGAGCTGATTCAGTTTTCTCATCAATATGAATACGTTCCTGAATATTCAGAAGTAATCATTCAAGAACGATTAGCTCAAATTGAGAATGAAATTCCTTTGACTTTCAATCCAATTGTAAATTCATTTATTAGCTACTTTACAGTAACTGATCGCGAGTATACAAGAAAAGTAGCCAAATTGCAGACCAAATATTTCCCAATGATTGAGCGCTATTTGGAGAAATATAATTTACCAGATGAATTAAAGTACTTAGCAATAGTTGAGTCAGGCTTAAATCCAAAGGCAAAATCCCCAGCTGGAGCCGTTGGCTTATGGCAGTTTATGCCTTTAACTGGCAGATTAGATTATGGCTTATCTGAGAATTGGTATTTAGATGAGAAAATGGATATGGAAAAGTCCACAGATGCGGCTTGTCGTTATTTGTCTTTTCTTTATAAATATTTTTATAACGATTGGCCATTAGCCTTAGCTGCCTATAATACTGGGCCAGGGAATGTTCGCAAGGCAATTAGAAGAAGCGGCTATAAAAAAGATTTCTGGGAAATTTATCCCTATCTATACAGAGAAACCAGATCTTATGTACCGCAATTTATTGCTATTATGTACAGCATGAACTATTTAGAAGAGCATAATTTCTTTATTGAAGAATATGAGTATATGCCTGATTATGAGGAAATTTCAATAAATGGATTCTTAAGTTTGCCCTTATTTGCGGAACATTCAGGTATTTGTTTAGAAACTTTAAATGATCTTAATCCAGAGCTTAAACATGGTGCTATTTCGGATAAGCATCTAAATTATAATTTACGAATCCCCTCGCATCACAAAGATTTTGTAGCTGAAAATTTAGATGCGATCATGCAGTTTGCCGGACAGGGAAAAGAGCATTTCGAGAGATTAGCTAAAAATGAAGTAGGAAGTACCTATGGAAGGCAAAAACTTACTTATAAAGTTCAATCAGGTGATGTTTTAGGTAAAATTGCGCAAACTTATAATGTTAGGATAGCAGATTTGCAGCAATGGAATAGTCTAAGAGGAACCGTGATTCGAGTTGGTCAGCCCCTGAATATATGGATTGCCGATGATTTTTATGATAATGTAAATAAACAACTAACTGCCATTAGCCAGAAAGGAAGTTCTAAACAGGCTGTAGCGATAAAGTCAGGAGAATATCGTGTGCAAAATGGAGATACCTTATGGGATATTTCTAGAAGATTTGATGGATTAACCGTAGAGAAGTTGAAAAAATTAAATAATTTGGAGGGAAATGGGATAAAACCTGGTCAAGTACTCAAAGTTAAAGATAATTCGTAA
- a CDS encoding DUF4837 family protein — protein MLKINKLYLLTLLFISSFFVISCDDKGKDGDENQNSSSTLQKARGETGEVIMVIPPSLWDGELGNLLREVFTSNVKVLPQDEKLYDLKPVDPSKFNSVFKASQNLIFVATLDNKKPEGKYMKRYFTENSLNQIEQNPKLFSFNQQDVYARGQEVLYLFGRNEEELINNIKENKSGIKEFFNDKEAERLVSSFKKTAQKGIMNYIEDSLDLELIVPVGFDVAQKSNDFIWLRELDSKEEYNIWLVKMPYNDESVFNPDKIKSFRDSLGRKYITDKDIPDLHLTSQDEIDFEIDTINLNNQYALRIKGLWKYSDNSRGGAFVSYLFANEDSGDLYYLEGYLDAPGESKREPMRRLKAILSTAKVPDTIKD, from the coding sequence ATGCTGAAAATCAACAAATTATATTTATTAACGCTTTTATTTATATCCTCTTTTTTTGTGATTTCATGTGATGATAAAGGTAAGGATGGGGACGAAAATCAAAATTCAAGCTCCACTTTACAAAAAGCCAGAGGGGAAACTGGAGAAGTAATAATGGTAATTCCTCCCAGTCTGTGGGATGGTGAATTGGGAAACTTATTAAGAGAGGTTTTTACCTCAAATGTCAAAGTGTTGCCACAAGATGAGAAGCTCTATGATTTAAAACCAGTTGATCCTAGTAAATTTAATAGTGTATTTAAGGCATCTCAGAATTTGATATTTGTTGCCACTCTTGATAATAAGAAACCTGAAGGGAAATACATGAAAAGGTATTTCACTGAAAATTCATTAAATCAAATTGAGCAGAATCCTAAATTATTTTCTTTTAATCAACAAGATGTGTACGCACGTGGTCAGGAAGTACTTTATTTATTCGGAAGAAATGAAGAAGAGCTAATCAATAATATCAAGGAAAATAAATCTGGAATAAAGGAGTTTTTCAATGATAAAGAAGCTGAGCGTTTAGTTTCTTCATTTAAGAAAACCGCTCAAAAAGGGATTATGAATTATATCGAAGATTCCCTAGATCTTGAACTAATTGTGCCTGTTGGTTTTGATGTTGCTCAAAAAAGCAATGATTTTATTTGGTTAAGAGAACTGGACAGCAAAGAAGAATACAATATTTGGCTTGTTAAAATGCCATATAATGATGAATCGGTTTTTAATCCGGATAAGATTAAGTCATTCAGAGATTCATTGGGTAGGAAGTATATTACTGATAAAGATATCCCAGATTTGCATTTAACCAGTCAGGATGAAATTGATTTTGAGATTGATACAATAAACCTTAATAATCAATATGCCTTAAGAATTAAAGGCTTATGGAAATATTCAGATAATTCCAGAGGTGGTGCATTTGTTAGTTACCTTTTTGCAAATGAAGATTCAGGTGATTTATATTATCTGGAGGGGTATTTAGATGCGCCTGGCGAATCTAAACGCGAACCGATGAGAAGATTGAAAGCCATCTTAAGTACTGCAAAAGTTCCAGATACTATTAAAGACTAA
- a CDS encoding NADP-dependent malic enzyme → MPKKVRRQDALNYHMQGTPGKIEVVPTKMLSSQSDLALAYSPGVAEPCKEIEKDKENAYKYTAKGNLVGVISNGTAVLGLGDIGPDASKPVMEGKGVLFKKFAGIDVFDIEIQEKDPKKLIQIIKSLEPTFGGINLEDIKAPECFEVETALKEQMNIPVMHDDQHGTAIISSAALLNALELVDKKIENVKIVVLGAGAAAISCTKLYHSLGAKLENIYMFDRKGLLTKDRDDLSETGKMFASANTEIKDVLDAMKDADVFLGLSAGNVINKKHIKAMADNPIVFALANPDPEIPYAEAMAARKDIIMATGRSDHPNQVNNVIGFPYIFRGALDVRATAINEEMKLAAAYAIAELAKQPVPELINKAYDDQKIVFGREYLIPKPLDPRLITTISPAVANAAMKSGVAKTNIRDWAQYDVDLQKRIGVDQKLMNRILTKAKKDPKRVVFSEADNANILKAVQMVIDEGIAVPILLGNREKIESLIETHQLDLGGVTIIDNFLNDEKRQEYGKVLYEKRKRKGVTQYEAVKLMRDRNYFGSMMVELGEADAMISGLTKDYPKTIRPALEIIGAEEGKRVAGMYILLTKKGTFFFSDTTVNTNPTVDELVEIIGLTARGAKVFGFEPRMAVLSYSNFGSSKGEIPEKTAKAREIAKKRWPDLIIDGDIQANIAVNEELLKETYPFSELADKGANTFIFPSLASGNIAYKLLMELGNAEAIGPILLGMNKPVHILQLGSSIREIVNMVAISVVDSQDHQNRSNL, encoded by the coding sequence ATGCCGAAGAAAGTTCGTAGACAAGATGCATTAAATTATCATATGCAAGGCACACCAGGGAAAATAGAGGTGGTACCTACTAAAATGTTAAGCTCTCAGTCAGATTTGGCATTGGCCTACTCGCCAGGAGTGGCAGAACCCTGTAAGGAGATCGAAAAAGACAAGGAGAATGCTTATAAATATACTGCTAAAGGGAATTTAGTGGGAGTAATTTCCAATGGTACTGCGGTTTTAGGATTGGGTGATATTGGACCTGATGCTTCTAAACCCGTAATGGAAGGAAAAGGTGTTTTGTTCAAGAAATTTGCAGGAATTGATGTGTTTGATATCGAAATTCAAGAAAAAGACCCTAAAAAACTGATTCAAATAATTAAATCATTAGAACCTACTTTCGGGGGTATCAATTTGGAAGATATTAAAGCTCCTGAATGTTTTGAGGTAGAAACTGCATTAAAGGAGCAAATGAATATTCCTGTAATGCATGATGATCAGCATGGTACTGCTATTATTTCTAGTGCAGCCTTATTGAATGCCTTGGAATTAGTAGATAAAAAGATTGAGAATGTTAAAATTGTGGTATTAGGAGCCGGTGCGGCAGCCATTTCCTGTACTAAACTTTATCACTCATTAGGAGCCAAGCTTGAGAACATCTATATGTTTGATAGGAAGGGGCTGCTAACCAAAGATAGAGATGATTTAAGTGAAACAGGGAAAATGTTTGCCTCTGCTAATACCGAAATCAAAGATGTCTTGGATGCCATGAAAGATGCTGATGTTTTCTTGGGTCTTTCGGCTGGTAATGTGATTAATAAGAAGCATATCAAAGCAATGGCTGATAATCCTATAGTTTTTGCATTGGCGAATCCTGATCCTGAGATTCCTTATGCTGAGGCTATGGCAGCTCGTAAAGATATTATCATGGCTACTGGGAGATCCGACCATCCTAATCAAGTAAATAATGTGATAGGCTTCCCTTATATTTTTAGAGGAGCATTGGATGTAAGAGCTACTGCTATTAATGAAGAGATGAAGTTGGCAGCAGCTTACGCAATTGCTGAATTGGCAAAGCAACCAGTGCCAGAATTGATTAATAAAGCCTATGATGATCAGAAAATCGTATTTGGGAGAGAATATTTGATTCCTAAACCGCTTGATCCGCGCTTGATCACTACTATTTCACCAGCTGTTGCCAATGCGGCAATGAAATCGGGCGTGGCAAAAACTAATATTAGAGATTGGGCTCAGTATGATGTAGATCTCCAAAAAAGAATTGGAGTTGATCAGAAATTAATGAACAGAATACTGACCAAGGCCAAGAAAGACCCTAAGCGAGTGGTATTCTCAGAAGCGGATAATGCGAATATTCTGAAAGCTGTTCAAATGGTGATAGATGAAGGTATTGCGGTCCCGATTTTGCTAGGTAATCGAGAAAAAATAGAATCACTTATAGAAACGCATCAATTGGATTTAGGCGGTGTAACGATAATTGATAATTTCTTGAATGATGAAAAACGTCAAGAATACGGTAAAGTCCTGTATGAGAAGAGAAAGCGAAAGGGAGTTACGCAATATGAAGCAGTAAAATTAATGCGTGACAGAAATTACTTTGGCAGCATGATGGTAGAATTAGGTGAAGCAGATGCGATGATTTCTGGGCTTACCAAAGATTATCCTAAAACTATTCGACCTGCTCTTGAAATCATCGGTGCTGAAGAAGGAAAGAGAGTAGCGGGTATGTATATTTTATTAACCAAAAAAGGTACTTTCTTTTTCTCGGACACCACGGTAAATACAAATCCAACAGTAGATGAGCTTGTAGAAATTATTGGCTTGACCGCTAGAGGAGCTAAAGTTTTTGGTTTTGAACCACGTATGGCGGTGTTGTCATATTCTAATTTCGGAAGTAGTAAAGGAGAAATACCGGAGAAAACAGCTAAAGCAAGGGAGATTGCCAAAAAGAGATGGCCCGATCTAATCATTGATGGTGACATTCAAGCTAATATTGCCGTTAATGAAGAATTATTGAAGGAAACATATCCTTTCAGTGAATTAGCAGATAAAGGAGCAAATACTTTTATTTTCCCAAGTTTGGCATCGGGTAATATTGCTTATAAATTATTAATGGAATTGGGAAATGCGGAAGCAATAGGACCAATTTTATTGGGTATGAATAAACCTGTTCACATCTTGCAATTAGGGAGTTCCATCAGAGAAATAGTAAATATGGTAGCCATTTCAGTGGTGGATTCTCAAGACCATCAGAACCGATCAAATTTATGA
- the ruvA gene encoding Holliday junction branch migration protein RuvA, translating into MISYLKGSIIELEPTHLIIEVGGVGYHVIIPMSTYDAFKSQKEVKVLTHFHVKEDSQTLYGFYLPEERTVFLDLIGISGIGPSTAIGMLSAMNPNEIKSSIVAENVKQIQSIKGIGGKTAQRVILELKDRYKKEGLITESTQSSGVSNNSLRNEALSALINLGFAKNSAEKVIDKILQANKENITLEQLIKQALKSA; encoded by the coding sequence ATGATTTCATATTTAAAAGGAAGTATTATAGAATTAGAACCTACTCACCTAATTATTGAGGTTGGGGGAGTAGGTTACCATGTTATCATACCAATGTCTACTTATGATGCCTTCAAGAGCCAGAAGGAGGTAAAAGTGTTGACTCATTTTCATGTTAAAGAAGATTCCCAAACTTTATATGGTTTCTACCTCCCTGAAGAAAGAACCGTATTTTTGGATTTGATAGGCATTTCAGGTATAGGCCCCTCAACAGCAATTGGAATGCTTTCTGCCATGAATCCTAATGAAATTAAATCTTCAATCGTTGCGGAGAATGTTAAACAAATCCAATCTATTAAAGGAATAGGAGGGAAAACGGCTCAAAGAGTTATTTTGGAATTGAAAGATCGTTATAAAAAAGAAGGTTTAATTACAGAATCTACCCAATCTTCTGGAGTTTCAAACAATAGCTTGAGAAACGAAGCGTTATCTGCTTTAATAAATTTAGGGTTTGCCAAAAATTCTGCTGAAAAGGTTATTGATAAGATATTGCAAGCTAACAAGGAAAATATTACTTTAGAGCAATTAATCAAGCAAGCCTTAAAATCAGCCTAA